One window of Candidatus Omnitrophota bacterium genomic DNA carries:
- a CDS encoding nitroreductase family protein: protein MNVFEAIKARYSVRRYLRKEVEEEKLIKILEAARLAPSAKNFQEWRFVVVKNSQTRKALMHAAREQPFVGEAPIVLACCAITDNHIMSCGQLCYPIDVAIAMEHIALQAVDEGLGTCWIGAFYEDQVKKILNIPREVRVVELMTLGYPSDEPQPKNRLPLHSIVKYENW, encoded by the coding sequence ATGAATGTATTTGAGGCTATTAAGGCTCGATATAGCGTAAGAAGATATTTGAGGAAGGAGGTCGAAGAAGAAAAACTGATCAAAATATTGGAAGCGGCGCGGCTGGCGCCTTCGGCGAAAAACTTTCAAGAATGGCGGTTCGTCGTCGTCAAAAATTCCCAAACCCGCAAGGCGTTAATGCATGCGGCGAGAGAGCAGCCCTTCGTCGGCGAAGCCCCTATCGTACTCGCTTGTTGCGCCATTACCGACAACCATATCATGTCCTGCGGGCAGTTATGCTACCCCATCGATGTGGCCATCGCTATGGAACATATTGCTTTGCAAGCCGTGGATGAAGGTTTGGGAACTTGTTGGATTGGCGCCTTTTATGAGGATCAGGTTAAGAAAATACTTAATATACCGAGAGAGGTTCGAGTCGTAGAATTGATGACTTTGGGATATCCCAGCGACGAACCTCAACCTAAAAACCGGTTGCCGTTGCATTCGATCGTAAAGTATGAAAATTGGTGA
- a CDS encoding O-methyltransferase has protein sequence MKSLVFPSLIALVGLASIIGFETQSVKAEETQDIQSLKDPQAIEAFRENFLKNFKRIGLNTAYNDAQFLRIMVESSSAKRGLEIGSCNGYGAMFMGMGFERNGGQLVTLEIDPKFVKECRENLKKTGLEKTVECVEGDALKTIPELQGEFDFVFIDAQKQDYYKYFKAVSPKLKAGAVIVADNVIQYAEAMKDFLDAMKNDPAYDTVIIQTTQEKRDGMSVTYKRR, from the coding sequence ATGAAATCGTTGGTGTTCCCTTCCCTGATCGCCTTAGTCGGCTTGGCTAGCATTATCGGCTTTGAAACCCAATCGGTGAAAGCCGAAGAAACGCAAGATATTCAATCGTTAAAAGATCCGCAGGCTATCGAAGCGTTCCGCGAGAATTTTTTAAAGAACTTTAAACGAATCGGTCTGAATACGGCATATAACGACGCTCAATTTCTCCGCATCATGGTCGAGAGTTCGAGCGCTAAGCGGGGGCTGGAAATCGGTTCTTGCAATGGCTATGGGGCCATGTTCATGGGTATGGGATTCGAGCGCAACGGCGGGCAACTCGTTACTCTGGAAATCGATCCCAAATTTGTAAAAGAATGCCGGGAGAATCTCAAGAAGACCGGCTTGGAAAAGACGGTGGAATGCGTCGAAGGCGATGCTTTAAAAACGATTCCCGAATTGCAGGGCGAATTCGACTTCGTTTTCATCGACGCCCAGAAGCAGGATTACTATAAATATTTCAAGGCGGTCAGCCCGAAATTGAAAGCTGGCGCCGTGATTGTCGCCGACAACGTGATTCAATACGCCGAAGCCATGAAGGATTTTCTGGACGCTATGAAGAACGATCCCGCCTACGATACGGTCATCATCCAAACCACGCAGGAAAAGAGAGACGGGATGTCGGTGACATACAAGAGACGTTAA
- a CDS encoding tetratricopeptide repeat protein has translation MKQPEDIVSRINIHVEFGNYGEALILLRRLLDEEPNNPDIHCKIALCLLKVGEENEAREFVEKALTVNPEHAKAKILIQQWNKEPEKKKEIAVRGIVSTAPCFDAGSTSDLKPLPKKICPNCQSKVMDTAWRCGYCGQLFIATIRKKFFVYPSILILFCAVSGLLIRHFVVGKTEPAKIINKTGEFGEFIHISHVEWQCQSGWAQKTDYPVLVSGKLVSSASQIIEKLKVTIQLWGKEHMSFFTWFDVRNLPPGKTIHFKFPRLIAPYYAYTCEIHISEVFFPEIKKQGGEEEKIDFYVPSGQYYAFTDDEGDSLDGNFSYRRSPMITVRGSLNFFKGFIFSFLSIFIAVLLVNYCEPDSKWNENIKLEAWASLFFATTMSLLTIGGPILIYLGFMTIPIISVFYAFTFYIMKYLLFYIFFRKSFIYTVLLIVFYFCLILFLESFSLWIYGLLTGAIGF, from the coding sequence ATGAAGCAACCGGAGGATATCGTTTCCCGCATTAATATTCACGTCGAGTTCGGCAACTACGGCGAAGCCCTCATCCTCTTGCGTAGACTATTGGATGAAGAACCCAATAATCCCGACATCCATTGCAAAATCGCCCTCTGCTTGCTCAAGGTAGGAGAAGAAAATGAAGCGCGGGAATTTGTGGAAAAAGCGCTCACCGTCAATCCCGAACACGCAAAAGCGAAAATACTCATCCAGCAATGGAACAAAGAGCCTGAAAAGAAAAAAGAGATAGCGGTTAGAGGGATCGTTTCCACCGCTCCCTGCTTCGATGCCGGTTCCACATCGGATTTAAAACCTCTCCCCAAAAAAATATGCCCCAATTGTCAATCCAAAGTCATGGATACGGCCTGGCGTTGCGGCTACTGCGGCCAATTGTTTATCGCAACCATCAGAAAAAAATTCTTCGTATACCCCTCGATTCTTATCCTGTTCTGCGCCGTCTCCGGTTTACTGATCCGCCATTTTGTTGTTGGGAAGACCGAACCGGCGAAAATCATAAACAAAACGGGAGAGTTTGGGGAATTCATTCATATTTCCCATGTGGAATGGCAATGTCAAAGCGGTTGGGCGCAAAAAACGGATTATCCCGTCTTAGTGAGCGGAAAGTTGGTTAGCTCCGCCTCCCAGATCATTGAAAAATTGAAAGTAACGATTCAATTGTGGGGGAAAGAGCATATGTCGTTTTTTACATGGTTCGACGTAAGAAATCTTCCTCCCGGAAAAACGATCCATTTCAAATTCCCCCGCCTCATTGCGCCTTATTACGCCTATACCTGCGAAATTCATATCTCGGAGGTCTTCTTTCCCGAAATCAAGAAGCAGGGCGGGGAAGAGGAAAAGATCGATTTTTATGTTCCTTCCGGCCAGTATTACGCCTTCACCGACGATGAAGGCGATTCACTCGATGGCAATTTCTCCTACCGCCGTTCACCGATGATTACAGTTAGGGGAAGTTTGAATTTTTTTAAAGGATTCATCTTTAGTTTTTTGTCGATCTTCATCGCCGTCCTGCTAGTCAATTACTGCGAACCGGACAGTAAGTGGAACGAGAATATCAAACTCGAAGCCTGGGCCTCATTGTTTTTCGCCACAACGATGTCGCTGTTAACGATAGGCGGGCCGATTTTAATCTACCTGGGCTTCATGACCATTCCCATAATCTCTGTATTTTACGCATTTACTTTCTATATAATGAAATATCTTCTTTTTTATATTTTTTTCCGAAAGAGTTTCATCTATACGGTTCTGTTAATTGTATTCTATTTTTGCCTGATTCTTTTCCTGGAATCCTTTTCTTTATGGATATACGGCCTATTGACGGGCGCCATTGGTTTTTGA
- a CDS encoding beta-galactosidase trimerization domain-containing protein: MKGIHKLLIGAIFVVACAALCAGEGEFPRKEIIPRKDAFFGMHFDLHPNKSDTALGAELSEANIEKLLRRTQPDYVQYDCKGHAGYAGYPTKVGTPAPGIVKDSLAVWREVTKQFGVGLYIHFSGVWDSAAIEKHSDWARIDANGKPDPNNTSTFGPYVDELLIPQLKEVTSKYDLDGLWVDGECWAAKLDYSPATLEAWKKETGFSEAPKNKSEAHWLEWKMFHRNQFEKYLSHWVDALHEFNPKLQITSNWMYSSFAPLPVKAKLDYLSGDYSPGLSVDKARLEARYLASAGMPWDLMAWGFDKGEGLNWSFKTPIHLQQEAAAVLMQGGGFQIYNQPTRSGYIVEDIINTYGEVADFCHARQKVSHKSQSVPQVALLLSSESHWEESDNVFAPWGGEFNSLEGALHALLELQYSVDILAEHQLQPHLSEYPLVVIPDSPKLTDDFKQALLDYVKNGGSLFLMGEKCARLFRDVLGVDFIGEPREMNPELNTPGGVVNVQGIWQEIKTTTAEILGYRYPTRDVRKDGQAAASLVTLGKGKIGAVFGPLPNIFFRCHHPSMRRFVGAIAERLFPEPAVAIDGPPCLDVSLRKTKDGQLSLHLMNCANLPRSNRFPIIDHIPEIGPITIKMRVPAPPSKIHWVPDEENIKSSWGNGILTVVIPKLNIHSVLVLES, from the coding sequence ATGAAAGGGATTCACAAATTATTGATAGGAGCCATATTCGTTGTTGCATGCGCCGCATTGTGCGCGGGGGAAGGGGAATTCCCCCGCAAAGAAATTATCCCGCGCAAGGACGCCTTCTTCGGAATGCACTTCGATTTGCATCCCAACAAAAGCGATACGGCTCTGGGCGCCGAACTTTCCGAAGCCAACATCGAAAAACTGCTGCGGCGAACGCAGCCGGATTACGTGCAATACGATTGCAAAGGCCATGCTGGATACGCGGGTTATCCCACGAAAGTTGGAACGCCCGCTCCCGGCATCGTCAAAGATTCCCTCGCCGTCTGGCGCGAGGTTACGAAGCAATTCGGCGTAGGGTTGTATATCCACTTCTCCGGCGTGTGGGATAGCGCCGCCATCGAAAAACATTCTGACTGGGCGAGAATCGACGCCAATGGAAAGCCCGATCCCAACAATACCAGTACATTCGGCCCCTACGTGGACGAGTTGCTCATTCCTCAGCTGAAAGAAGTAACCTCCAAATACGATTTAGACGGCTTATGGGTGGACGGCGAATGCTGGGCAGCCAAACTCGATTACTCGCCCGCCACCTTAGAAGCGTGGAAGAAGGAGACCGGATTTAGCGAAGCTCCCAAAAACAAAAGCGAGGCGCATTGGCTGGAGTGGAAAATGTTCCACCGCAATCAGTTTGAAAAGTACCTGAGCCATTGGGTTGACGCTTTGCACGAATTCAACCCCAAACTGCAAATCACCAGCAACTGGATGTATTCCTCTTTCGCTCCGTTGCCGGTCAAGGCAAAGCTGGATTATCTTTCCGGCGATTACTCTCCCGGCTTATCCGTGGATAAAGCGCGGCTGGAAGCTCGCTATTTGGCCAGCGCAGGAATGCCCTGGGATTTGATGGCTTGGGGCTTCGACAAGGGCGAGGGTTTAAACTGGAGTTTTAAAACGCCCATCCACTTGCAGCAGGAAGCGGCGGCGGTATTGATGCAGGGCGGCGGATTTCAGATTTACAACCAACCGACCCGCTCCGGCTATATTGTGGAGGACATTATCAATACCTACGGCGAAGTGGCCGATTTCTGCCATGCGCGGCAAAAAGTCAGCCATAAAAGCCAAAGCGTTCCCCAAGTCGCGCTGCTGTTATCCAGCGAAAGTCACTGGGAAGAATCCGACAACGTTTTCGCTCCCTGGGGCGGGGAATTCAACAGCCTGGAAGGCGCCTTGCACGCGCTATTGGAATTGCAGTACTCCGTGGATATCCTCGCCGAACATCAATTGCAGCCCCATCTGAGCGAATATCCTCTCGTCGTCATTCCCGATTCGCCGAAACTGACGGACGATTTCAAACAGGCGCTATTGGATTACGTGAAAAACGGCGGTTCGCTCTTTCTAATGGGTGAAAAATGCGCCCGGCTTTTCCGGGATGTTTTAGGCGTGGATTTTATCGGCGAACCTCGTGAGATGAATCCAGAATTGAATACGCCCGGCGGCGTAGTAAACGTTCAAGGCATTTGGCAAGAAATAAAAACGACAACGGCGGAAATCCTCGGCTATCGATATCCCACGCGTGATGTCCGCAAGGATGGGCAAGCGGCGGCTTCGCTGGTTACGCTCGGCAAAGGAAAAATCGGCGCTGTCTTTGGTCCTTTGCCCAACATCTTTTTCCGCTGCCATCATCCATCCATGCGCCGTTTTGTCGGCGCCATCGCCGAACGATTGTTTCCCGAACCGGCGGTCGCCATTGACGGGCCGCCCTGCCTGGATGTTTCGCTGCGCAAAACGAAAGACGGCCAACTCAGCCTGCATCTGATGAATTGCGCCAATCTCCCGCGCTCCAATCGCTTTCCCATTATTGACCATATCCCCGAAATCGGTCCCATAACAATAAAGATGCGCGTTCCCGCTCCACCGTCTAAAATTCATTGGGTTCCAGATGAAGAAAACATAAAATCATCGTGGGGCAATGGCATTCTCACGGTGGTTATTCCCAAATTGAATATCCATAGCGTATTGGTTCTTGAATCGTAA
- a CDS encoding alpha/beta hydrolase family protein, with protein MKRKKLGAIVFMASLGFTAFAMTSEPNYRSMKYTPRSQEEAIAWQKELRAKLFHILKLDELIALKTPIPFEAKTLLSEDKGKYTKQELEINSTAGRRISLIVTLPQKSDSPCPAVVCVHGHGGSRAIVYDASSIYKGFATSLAENGFVTISTEVGQHEVYEKNRILMGERLWDLIRCVDYLESLQEVDKKRIGCAGLSLGGEMTMWLAAMDERIKAAVSAGFLTVMDQMEQNHCLCWKFEGLRELVDFADIYSLIAPRFLLCQNGLKEGPKDFYVPIARDAMQEIKQIFQDFGQPYRAILDVHPGGHEINLPVLMAFFERNLK; from the coding sequence ATGAAAAGAAAAAAACTAGGCGCAATCGTATTCATGGCGAGCCTTGGTTTTACGGCGTTCGCTATGACGAGCGAACCGAATTATCGCTCTATGAAATATACTCCCCGCTCTCAAGAGGAAGCCATCGCTTGGCAAAAGGAGTTGCGGGCGAAGCTGTTTCATATCTTGAAATTGGATGAGCTTATTGCGTTGAAGACGCCGATTCCCTTCGAGGCGAAAACGCTATTGAGCGAAGATAAAGGAAAATATACGAAGCAAGAGTTGGAGATCAATTCCACTGCTGGACGCCGCATCTCGCTCATTGTCACGCTGCCTCAAAAATCGGATTCGCCCTGCCCCGCCGTCGTTTGCGTTCACGGTCACGGAGGCAGCCGCGCCATTGTGTACGATGCGTCGTCCATTTACAAAGGCTTCGCAACTTCGCTGGCGGAAAATGGCTTCGTTACTATTTCCACGGAGGTAGGACAGCATGAGGTTTATGAAAAGAACCGAATTTTGATGGGCGAACGCCTTTGGGACCTAATACGCTGCGTTGATTACCTTGAATCGTTGCAGGAAGTAGACAAGAAGCGCATCGGCTGCGCCGGTCTATCCCTAGGAGGCGAAATGACGATGTGGCTGGCGGCGATGGATGAGCGGATCAAGGCGGCGGTAAGCGCCGGTTTCCTGACAGTGATGGATCAGATGGAACAAAATCATTGCCTATGCTGGAAATTCGAAGGATTGCGGGAACTGGTGGATTTCGCCGATATCTATTCCTTGATCGCGCCGAGGTTTTTACTTTGCCAAAATGGATTGAAGGAAGGGCCGAAGGATTTTTATGTCCCCATCGCGCGGGACGCCATGCAGGAGATCAAGCAAATTTTTCAGGATTTCGGTCAACCCTATCGCGCCATCCTCGACGTGCATCCCGGAGGCCACGAGATCAATTTGCCGGTGCTTATGGCTTTTTTCGAAAGAAACTTGAAGTGA
- a CDS encoding uracil-DNA glycosylase, protein MNKPTSSTGDKTKRVFCANCVHYYITWDQRFPYGCRILNFKSHKPPYLSVFESSGMPCQLFESKEDKTKS, encoded by the coding sequence ATGAACAAACCAACGAGTTCCACCGGAGACAAAACGAAACGCGTTTTTTGCGCCAATTGCGTCCACTATTATATTACCTGGGATCAGCGCTTTCCCTACGGCTGCCGGATTCTCAATTTCAAATCGCACAAGCCGCCCTATCTATCCGTCTTCGAAAGTTCGGGAATGCCTTGCCAGCTGTTCGAATCAAAGGAAGACAAGACGAAATCCTAA